The Falsibacillus pallidus genome has a segment encoding these proteins:
- the thiM gene encoding hydroxyethylthiazole kinase: protein MMIISEKLERLREMKPLVHNITNVVVTNFTANGLLALGASPVMAYAKEEVEEMASISGAVVLNIGTLNKEVIESMILAGKAANQKGVPVLLDPVGAGATRFRTDMANKILEEVQIDVIRGNAAEIANLLGIDWQIKGVDAGDGKVDAAEIALQAAQKWNCAAVVTGKNDAASDGKDTYLIQNGHPMMTQVTGTGCLLTSVIGAYCAVDSNHLEAAVAALTSYGIAAELAAEKTGEVGPGSFQIQFLNELANLTSEEIAQKAIFTKQQ from the coding sequence ATGATGATTATCAGCGAAAAATTAGAACGTTTAAGAGAAATGAAGCCGCTTGTCCACAATATCACGAATGTTGTGGTGACTAATTTTACCGCCAATGGACTGCTTGCCCTTGGCGCATCGCCAGTGATGGCTTATGCAAAAGAAGAAGTGGAAGAAATGGCAAGCATCTCGGGAGCGGTTGTTTTGAATATTGGTACCCTGAACAAAGAAGTCATTGAATCCATGATCCTTGCAGGAAAAGCCGCGAATCAAAAAGGTGTTCCTGTCCTATTGGATCCTGTTGGTGCAGGAGCTACTCGATTCCGCACAGATATGGCCAATAAAATCCTGGAGGAAGTCCAAATTGATGTCATCCGCGGAAACGCAGCAGAAATCGCGAATCTGCTCGGCATCGATTGGCAGATCAAAGGGGTGGATGCAGGCGATGGAAAAGTCGACGCAGCAGAAATCGCATTACAAGCGGCACAAAAATGGAACTGTGCAGCCGTCGTAACAGGGAAAAACGATGCAGCATCGGACGGAAAGGATACGTACCTCATTCAAAATGGCCACCCAATGATGACACAGGTGACAGGGACCGGCTGTCTCCTCACTTCTGTCATAGGAGCCTACTGTGCGGTCGATTCAAACCATTTGGAAGCGGCCGTGGCAGCTTTGACTTCGTATGGAATTGCAGCAGAACTGGCTGCAGAGAAAACAGGTGAGGTCGGACCAGGCAGTTTTCAAATCCAGTTTTTGAATGAGCTTGCCAACCTAACATCTGAAGAAATTGCCCAAAAAGCAATATTCACAAAACAACAATAG
- a CDS encoding DUF4183 domain-containing protein, producing MALQLMKLVVSASSTINTTPASEKFFYVTTAVTAAGATLTVDAASFFDDAGAAVTALPALTANNSYFNVYVNGVLQMQGLATYTPGATGVGSLEVDVPAGGDPILQNSPVVLEVMNFDPQASTTVST from the coding sequence ATGGCATTGCAATTAATGAAACTTGTCGTTTCTGCTTCATCCACTATCAATACAACACCTGCATCCGAAAAATTTTTCTATGTAACCACTGCAGTAACAGCTGCTGGAGCAACATTGACGGTTGATGCCGCTTCATTCTTCGATGATGCTGGCGCTGCAGTAACAGCGCTCCCTGCTCTTACTGCCAATAACAGCTACTTTAACGTATATGTGAACGGTGTTCTTCAAATGCAAGGTTTGGCGACTTATACACCAGGTGCAACAGGAGTTGGTTCATTGGAAGTGGATGTTCCGGCAGGAGGAGATCCCATCCTTCAAAATTCACCGGTCGTTTTGGAAGTCATGAACTTTGATCCACAAGCTTCCACTACTGTCAGCACTTAA
- a CDS encoding DUF4183 domain-containing protein, with protein sequence MNNRKKSHIVRTKKVYDWVQMGTKIQAKINIVQNPDPVDPLKGATYQYNALSDGMKKIYTNEDELTQYGDRGILDPATATYINLFINGVLQPPSLFTVEPGKLTLNIETAPQEGVPIILQYITIFP encoded by the coding sequence ATGAATAATAGAAAGAAATCCCATATTGTAAGGACAAAAAAAGTGTATGACTGGGTGCAGATGGGTACGAAAATTCAGGCGAAAATAAACATCGTCCAAAACCCTGATCCCGTCGACCCCTTGAAAGGTGCCACCTATCAGTACAATGCCCTCTCAGATGGGATGAAAAAAATCTATACCAATGAAGATGAATTGACGCAATATGGGGATAGAGGGATTCTTGATCCAGCAACGGCCACCTATATCAATCTCTTTATCAACGGGGTCTTGCAGCCGCCTTCTTTGTTTACGGTTGAACCGGGCAAGCTCACTTTGAATATTGAGACTGCTCCCCAGGAAGGCGTCCCCATCATCCTGCAGTACATCACCATTTTCCCATAG
- a CDS encoding patatin-like phospholipase family protein produces the protein MKVGVAFSGGGIRGAAHLGIMQALHENGVVPSIYTGTSSGSIAAVLLALGYTPIEAFEKFKKVRSIIDIAYFHILKGLVTPSKIKGIAKGKKLHRVLDDVFDGRQFSHVCDKDVKLAVIATRILTGEQTIFANSDILDPSKINDDHFRWYPLFEKNLSGFVRASCSIPGVYLPYEVNGEEYVDGGITNNLPSDIAYALGAEKVIAIDLGYSGKTREVGGIMEILSQSIYVMVESIIDDHDYQSGIYLNPEIYDIGSLEISKTNECYIRGYEYAKANMEVILSKLRD, from the coding sequence GTGAAGGTTGGAGTGGCTTTTTCGGGTGGCGGCATACGCGGGGCTGCACATTTGGGCATCATGCAGGCGCTTCATGAGAACGGGGTGGTGCCATCCATATATACGGGTACCAGCTCAGGCTCTATCGCAGCGGTGCTGTTGGCGCTTGGATATACGCCGATTGAAGCGTTTGAAAAGTTCAAGAAGGTTCGCAGTATCATAGATATTGCTTATTTTCATATTTTAAAAGGGCTCGTGACCCCTAGTAAAATCAAGGGGATTGCCAAGGGCAAAAAGCTGCATCGGGTTTTGGATGACGTATTTGATGGAAGGCAGTTCAGCCATGTTTGTGACAAGGATGTCAAACTGGCCGTTATAGCGACCAGGATTCTGACAGGAGAGCAAACGATTTTTGCCAATTCAGATATCCTCGATCCATCAAAAATCAATGATGACCACTTTCGATGGTACCCTTTATTTGAGAAGAACCTGAGCGGCTTTGTCCGCGCATCATGCTCGATCCCGGGCGTATACCTGCCATATGAAGTAAACGGAGAGGAATATGTGGATGGCGGCATCACCAATAATCTCCCCAGCGATATCGCCTATGCATTGGGGGCAGAAAAGGTAATTGCCATCGACCTCGGCTATTCCGGCAAGACACGCGAAGTAGGCGGAATCATGGAAATCCTATCACAAAGCATTTATGTCATGGTGGAGAGCATCATTGACGACCACGACTATCAATCAGGAATCTATCTGAATCCGGAAATCTATGATATCGGTTCCCTTGAAATCTCAAAAACGAATGAATGCTACATAAGAGGATACGAGTATGCGAAGGCCAATATGGAAGTGATTCTTTCAAAATTAAGAGATTAA
- a CDS encoding cysteine hydrolase family protein, whose translation MLDNGLKSALVVIDAQVGPLWGTYQMEQTIAVMQQMIQKAESRNIPIFYVQHEEPEGGFLTRGSQFWQFFQGISPGSEDTIIHKQASDSFYETPLKESLEQKGIQHLVIVGARTEFCVDTTCRSALSHGFHVTLVEDGHTTVDSSLPAESIIKHHNLNLNAIQTPHASIQVLPSELANFENESL comes from the coding sequence ATGTTAGATAATGGATTAAAATCCGCTTTAGTCGTCATCGATGCACAGGTGGGACCTTTATGGGGGACTTATCAAATGGAGCAGACCATCGCTGTCATGCAGCAAATGATTCAAAAAGCAGAGAGCAGAAACATTCCGATTTTCTATGTGCAGCATGAAGAGCCTGAAGGTGGATTCTTGACACGGGGTTCTCAATTCTGGCAGTTCTTTCAGGGGATTTCTCCGGGCTCCGAAGACACTATTATTCACAAGCAAGCATCAGATTCATTTTATGAAACACCGCTCAAAGAAAGCCTGGAACAAAAGGGAATCCAGCATCTTGTCATTGTCGGTGCAAGGACGGAATTCTGCGTGGACACTACATGCCGATCAGCCCTTTCCCACGGATTCCATGTGACATTGGTAGAAGACGGTCATACGACAGTGGATAGTTCACTGCCGGCAGAGTCCATCATCAAGCATCATAATCTAAATTTAAATGCCATCCAGACTCCGCACGCATCCATACAAGTCCTTCCTTCTGAGCTTGCCAATTTTGAAAATGAGAGCCTGTAA
- a CDS encoding exonuclease domain-containing protein, which yields MEQNKKIAIVLDIETTGLSPYKNEIIELYMIKFSFDKETGQLIERLDEYSALNEPNSRISSQITQLTGITNEMVKGHLLDFEEILDFCRDSEYFIAHNASFDRSFLIQVLPDLVDRKWHCSMRHVKWKNYGFADMKLNTLLRAHRIKNEHAHRAGSDTLSTLKLLLQSNPDGHTYLRELVNRKPMAPPAKKPIQNRRNTIRDLEKAKREMAASREKGRKN from the coding sequence ATGGAACAGAACAAAAAGATTGCCATTGTACTGGACATTGAAACAACAGGTTTAAGTCCATATAAAAATGAAATCATTGAACTTTATATGATAAAATTTTCGTTTGATAAAGAAACCGGCCAATTGATTGAGCGTTTGGATGAGTACTCCGCTCTCAATGAACCAAATTCACGCATCTCATCGCAGATCACCCAGCTGACAGGGATAACCAACGAAATGGTCAAAGGCCATCTTCTGGACTTTGAAGAGATCCTCGACTTTTGCAGGGACTCAGAATATTTTATTGCGCACAACGCCTCTTTCGACCGGAGCTTCCTGATTCAAGTGCTTCCCGACTTAGTGGATCGGAAGTGGCACTGTTCCATGAGGCACGTAAAATGGAAAAATTACGGGTTTGCTGATATGAAGCTGAACACGCTGCTGCGGGCTCACCGCATCAAAAATGAACATGCCCACAGAGCGGGCAGCGATACCCTATCAACGTTGAAGCTTTTGCTGCAATCCAATCCGGATGGACATACATACTTAAGGGAACTTGTTAACCGAAAGCCAATGGCACCACCTGCCAAGAAGCCTATTCAGAACAGAAGGAATACGATTAGGGATCTGGAAAAGGCAAAGCGGGAGATGGCGGCTTCCCGGGAAAAGGGTCGAAAGAATTAA
- a CDS encoding MarR family winged helix-turn-helix transcriptional regulator — MDFLLKQNLLLIVRAMYFCVEEHWAELGRKYLITPAQQHVLFLLYTSSEKSLSPSQLSEYGCWHISTVTRLIKPLESKALIEVLPDKRPKYKVVKLTESGTNMIERLIMAVNEMPFFPFDINPLSENEIGQFLQSAERILEANRSKEFSNWISRVKTGSY, encoded by the coding sequence ATGGATTTTTTGCTGAAGCAGAATTTGCTGCTCATTGTCAGGGCTATGTATTTTTGCGTGGAAGAGCATTGGGCTGAACTGGGAAGGAAGTATTTAATCACCCCTGCCCAGCAGCATGTATTGTTCCTGCTCTATACGTCATCGGAGAAATCTTTGTCTCCCTCTCAATTGAGCGAGTATGGCTGCTGGCATATCTCGACAGTGACGCGGCTCATAAAACCTTTAGAATCAAAAGCCTTGATTGAGGTCCTGCCGGATAAAAGGCCGAAGTATAAGGTAGTGAAGCTGACAGAATCCGGCACCAATATGATTGAGCGATTGATTATGGCAGTTAATGAGATGCCATTTTTTCCTTTTGACATCAACCCATTGAGTGAAAATGAAATAGGACAGTTCCTTCAAAGTGCAGAGAGAATATTGGAAGCAAATAGAAGCAAGGAATTCAGCAATTGGATTAGTCGGGTAAAGACAGGAAGCTATTGA
- a CDS encoding type I restriction endonuclease, with protein sequence MEQFTEQLKTLSKRVNNLKNNLMTEEATKTSIIMPLFQVLGYDIFNPEEFLPEFIADVGIKKGEKVDFAIMQNGAPSILIEAKSINEKLQKHDSQLFRYFGTTSAKFAILTNGLHYRFYTDLEEQNKMDTTPFFEFFLDEIKDIHIAELAKFRKSNFDLDNILNTASELKYTGEIKNFLNEQWEIPSDDFVSLILSHVYNGKKTKNVIDKFQPLVKKSLKQFINEMVNDKIQAAIKNTDNEEEVSKQVAVTVEVIEPEKKDEPQIETTEEEIQGFTIVKMMLKDFVDEDRICYRDNLSYFNILLDDNIRKWICRLWFNSPNKSIQFNDSTKTQISLEKISDIMNLREKLEEVTSKFLVNQKHS encoded by the coding sequence ATGGAGCAATTTACTGAGCAACTAAAAACTTTATCGAAGCGAGTTAACAACCTCAAAAACAACTTGATGACAGAAGAAGCCACAAAAACATCAATTATCATGCCACTTTTCCAAGTTCTTGGTTATGACATTTTCAATCCAGAAGAGTTTCTTCCTGAGTTTATAGCCGATGTTGGTATTAAAAAAGGAGAAAAGGTTGATTTTGCTATTATGCAAAACGGAGCTCCGTCCATTCTCATTGAAGCAAAATCCATTAATGAGAAACTTCAAAAGCATGACTCTCAACTGTTTAGATATTTTGGGACAACTTCTGCTAAATTTGCAATTCTAACTAATGGATTACACTACAGATTCTACACAGATCTCGAAGAACAAAACAAAATGGATACTACTCCATTTTTCGAGTTTTTCTTAGATGAAATAAAAGATATTCATATAGCTGAACTTGCTAAATTCAGAAAGTCCAATTTTGACTTGGATAACATTCTTAATACTGCATCCGAACTAAAATATACTGGCGAAATCAAAAACTTTTTAAATGAGCAATGGGAAATTCCATCCGACGATTTTGTCTCTTTGATTCTTTCCCATGTTTATAATGGCAAGAAAACAAAAAATGTCATTGATAAATTCCAGCCGCTTGTGAAAAAATCACTTAAACAATTTATTAACGAAATGGTGAATGATAAAATACAAGCTGCAATTAAAAATACAGATAATGAAGAAGAAGTATCAAAACAGGTTGCTGTTACTGTAGAAGTCATCGAACCGGAGAAAAAAGATGAACCTCAAATTGAAACAACCGAGGAAGAGATTCAAGGATTTACTATCGTAAAAATGATGTTAAAGGATTTCGTAGACGAGGATAGGATCTGTTATAGAGACAATCTAAGCTATTTTAATATTTTACTAGATGATAATATTCGGAAATGGATCTGCAGGCTCTGGTTTAATTCTCCAAACAAATCCATTCAGTTTAATGATAGTACTAAAACGCAAATTTCTCTAGAAAAAATATCGGATATTATGAATCTTAGAGAGAAGCTTGAAGAGGTAACGTCTAAATTCTTGGTGAATCAAAAGCATTCATAA
- the yhbH gene encoding sporulation protein YhbH — MSQSDNQQFIISQEDWSLHRKGHDDQQRHQEKVQEAIKKNLPDLITEESIIMSNGQDVVKIPIRSLDEYKIRYNYDKNKHVGQGDGDSQIGDVVARDGTPQKGPGKGQGAGDQAGEDYYEAEISMLELEEALFSQLELPNLKRKEQNDITVEDIEFNDIRKTGLMGNIDKKRTMMTAFKRNAITGTPSFHPIYPEDLKFRTWNEITKPESKAVVLAMMDTSGSMGLWEKYMARSFFFWMTRFLRTKYETVEIEFIAHHTEAKVVSEEDFFSKGESGGTICSSAYRKALELIDEKYNPSRFNIYPFHFSDGDNLTSDNVRCVKLVEELMKVSNMFGYGEVNQYNRHSTLMSAYKNIKNDNFRYYILKQKADVFHSMKSFFQKDEEKQFA; from the coding sequence ATGTCACAAAGCGATAATCAGCAGTTTATCATTTCACAAGAAGATTGGTCCCTCCATCGAAAAGGCCATGATGATCAGCAGAGGCACCAGGAAAAAGTGCAGGAAGCCATCAAAAAGAATCTTCCGGATTTAATTACTGAAGAAAGCATCATCATGTCCAACGGCCAAGATGTGGTCAAGATTCCGATACGTTCTTTAGATGAATATAAGATACGATACAACTATGATAAGAATAAACACGTTGGCCAAGGCGACGGGGACAGCCAAATTGGAGATGTCGTGGCGCGCGACGGCACGCCGCAGAAAGGTCCTGGGAAAGGACAGGGAGCAGGAGATCAAGCAGGCGAGGACTATTACGAAGCTGAGATCTCGATGCTCGAATTGGAGGAGGCATTGTTCAGCCAACTGGAGCTTCCGAATTTGAAAAGAAAAGAGCAGAATGATATTACTGTTGAAGATATAGAGTTCAATGATATTCGCAAAACAGGACTAATGGGGAATATTGATAAAAAGCGTACCATGATGACGGCTTTCAAGCGCAATGCCATCACGGGGACGCCGAGTTTTCACCCGATCTACCCTGAGGATTTAAAATTCAGGACATGGAATGAAATTACGAAGCCGGAATCAAAAGCAGTCGTCCTTGCCATGATGGATACGTCAGGAAGTATGGGGCTGTGGGAAAAATACATGGCCAGGAGCTTTTTCTTCTGGATGACTAGGTTTTTACGGACAAAATATGAAACGGTCGAAATTGAATTCATTGCCCATCATACAGAAGCAAAAGTGGTCTCGGAAGAAGACTTTTTCTCCAAGGGGGAAAGCGGCGGAACCATTTGCTCTTCTGCCTATCGGAAGGCCCTCGAACTGATCGATGAGAAATACAATCCTTCACGGTTCAACATCTATCCATTCCATTTTTCAGACGGCGACAATTTGACATCTGATAACGTAAGATGCGTCAAACTCGTAGAAGAACTGATGAAAGTCTCCAATATGTTTGGATACGGGGAAGTAAACCAGTATAACAGACACTCGACTCTTATGTCCGCCTACAAAAATATCAAGAACGATAACTTCCGGTATTATATATTGAAGCAGAAAGCAGACGTTTTCCACTCCATGAAAAGCTTTTTCCAAAAAGACGAAGAAAAACAATTCGCATAA